CAGGGACATGTTGCGGTAAGAATTAAAGAAAGCTTTGGCAATATCGCCGCGGGTAATGATCCCCACTACCCGCCCGTTTTCATTCACAACAGGCAGCCGGGGCACCGTAGCATTGACTACATCGCCGAACTCATCCTCAGGATGGCCTGTGAGAATCTTCCGGGTCATTAAGGCTTCCACCTTCGTATTCATATCCAGGCCCCTGCTTATCGCGCGGTAAATATGACTCTTGGTAAAAAGGCCTACTAATTTACCATTTTCGTCTAATACCGGGGCACCGTCTATCTTATTCGCTATAAAAATATTGACTACCTCGCAAACCTTATGATTGGGACTTATGGTTAAGGGATCAGAGGTCATAATTTCCCGAACCTTCATTTAATTTCACTTCCTAACTGATTATATGTTAGTTATGAATTAATATTTATGTACCTCAGAATCATTAATGAATGTCCATTGCCATTCAAATATCGTTTTGGTATTAATAACGAATTCAATATTATTTGAATTTATCCTTTTTTCAGTTAAATCTTTCGACTGCTGCCTCATAACTTAAAAGTCAAAAGCTCTGCCGGTTGGATAACGCAATATATTGTGCATTGATTGCAGAGCTTTTGACGCTTAAGTTTATTCAAAAAACCAGCCATCCCTGCCTGACAATTAAGGCAACTCGCCCATAGTTCACTCTATAGAAGAACCCCCGGCATAGTTAACCTTTATCCGGTCACCTTAGAACCTAACAGGTAACGGTAACCAACATATAGGGATGCCGGAGGTCAGGAGGATCAGAGTAAGAACCTTTAGGCCTTGTTTTTATACCTGACGGCTACTTCCGCTGCCAGAGTATAGGGATCTGTTTCTTTTTTCAATAACTTATTAACCATTTTTTCCATTTCTCCGCCTGCATCCAGGTCATTTAATACCGGCTGCAGGATTGCTCCCCACAGAGCTTCATTAAATTCAGCGGCAGTCTTACGGCGCAAACGCTCAGACAAGAGATTATTGTCCACCAGGTAGCGGTAATGATCTTCTATCTTATCACCTATAACTGACACACTCTCGGCGAATTTTTTAGGTTCCTGTACGCTTTCCACCAGTAATACAGGTATCTCCCAACCACCTTCAGTAACAGACATATGAACCATGTTCGTGACTTCTTTATACAAGTTCCCGGCACCGTCACGGTCTGCCTTATTAATGATAAAGATGTCTGCTATCTCCATTAAACCGGCTTTAAGAGCCTGTATTTCATCCCCCATACCGGGCACCAGGACAACTATTACAGTATGAGCATGATTAATGATTTCTACCTCTTGCTGCCCCACCCCTACAGTTTCGACGATTATGGAGTCTTTGCCCATAGCATCCATGACATGGATGGCTTCTCCCACAGCCTTGGAAATACCGCCCATAGAACCCCTGGTAGCCAGGCTGCGCAAGAATACCCCTTTATCCTCAGCATGCCGCAGCATTCGGATTCTATCTCCCAAAAGCGCTCCCCCGGTAAAGGGGCTGGTGGGGTCTACTGCCAGAACACCGACCGTCTTGTTTCTCTGGCGATAAGAAAAGACCAGTTCATCTGTCAGAGTACTTTTACCGGCACCCGGGGCACCGGTAATGCCTATGACATGGGCATTACCGGTTTTCGTGAAAATCTGCTGCATAGCAACCTGGGTACCGGGTATTTGATCTTCCAGGTTTCTGATGAGGCGGGAGGCTGAACGCACATCTCCTGTCAATACTTTTTGACTTAATTCTTTCATCCCACTCACACCCTTGGAGTTACATTTGTATTAATCCATTCCACCAGGGATTCAAGTGTGGCTCCCGGAGTAAATAAGGCTTTCAGGCCTGCGTCATACAGAGGCTGCATATCCAGTTCCGGAATAATCCCTCCGCCGATAACACGGATATCACCGGCACCTTCCGCCTCCAGAAGATTAACGACTTGCGGAAACAGGTACTTGTGTGCACCTGATAAACAGCTTAAGCCTACAAGATCAACATCTTCCTGAATAGCAGCAGCAGCTATTTGCTCCGGCGTCTGGTGACAACCGGTATAAATCACCTCAAAGCCGGCATCCCTGAAGCACCTGGCTAACACCTTAGCCCCGCGATCATGGCCATCCAGGCCGGGTTTAGCCAACAATATTCGAATTTTTCTTTCTGCCATCACACTTACCCCCTTCAATTTTAGAGAAAAACCATTTCCACTTCAAAATATACCGGCTACCTAAGAATTCCAACTCAATCTTAGTAAATGCCGGGGTCGCGGTACTCACCATAAACTTCCCTGTAAACATCGCAGATTTCCTGAACAGTGGCATAGTTCTTAACCGCCTCAATACAATAAGGCATAACATTTTCGCCTTTCTTACAAGCAGCGGCGATGTCTTTAAGTGTTTCAGCCACTTTACGGCCGTCGCGCTTTCTCTTAACTTCCGCCAGACGCTTGAGCTGTTCTGCTTCAACGGAGTCATCGATTTCTACTAGCGGAATGTCAGCTTGTTCATCTTCCTGAACATACTTGTTCACACCGATCATGACTTTTTCCTGAGCATCAATTTGCTTTTGGAATTTATAAGAAGCATCGGAAAGTTCCAGCTGGGGGAAGCCCTTCTCGATAGCAGCAACCATACCGCCCATATCATCGATCTTATGAATATATTCCCAAGCTTTTTCTTCCAGTTCATTGGTCAGCGCTTCCACGAAATATGAACCGGCCAGCGGGTCAATCGTGTTGGCCACACCGGTTTCTTCAGCGATAATCTGCTGAGTCCGCAGGGCAATTTGCACTGCTTGGTCTGAAGGCAGACACAGAACTTCGTCCAGTGAGTTGGTGTGCAGTGACTGGGTGCCGCCGAGAACACCGGCCAGAGCTTCAATTGCAGTCCGCACCACGTTATTGTAGGGCTGCTGGGCGGTAAGCGAGCAGCCGGCAGTCTGGGTATGGAATCTCATCCATAAGGAACGCGGGTCCTTGGCACCATAACGCTCACGCATTGCTTTAGCCCAGATCCGGCGAGCGGCTCTTAATTTAGCAATTTCTTCAAAGAAATCGATATGCGCGTTAAAGAAGAAGGATAATCTGGGAGCGAATTCATCAACCTGTAAGCCTTTACGTCGGATCACGTCTTCTACATATTCCATACCGTCTCTTAAAGTGAAGGCCAGTTCCTGTACAGCGGTTGATCCGGCTTCTCTGATGTGATAACCGCTGATACTGACGGTATTCCACTTGGGCACATATTTGGTACCAAACTCTATGGTATCGCTAATTAATTTTACTGACGGCTCGGGCGGGCACATAAAGGTTTTCTGGGCAATAAATTCTTTTAACATATCATTCTGAATGGTACCGCCGATTTTGGTCAGAGGAATTCCATGTTCCTGGGCGCAGGCAATATACATGGCCCATAATATAGTGGCAGGCGGGTTAATGGTCATAGAGGTGGTTATCTTATCCAAAGGAATCCCTTTGATCAGGTCTCTGAAATCTTCGATGGTATCAATAGCCACCCCTACTTTTCCACACTCACCCCTGGCTTTGGGGGAATCAGTATCATAACCCATCAGGGTCGGGAAATCAAAGGCAGTACTCAGGCCGGTCTGGCCGGTAGCTAACAGGTAATGCCAGCGCTTGTTGGTTTCAATAGCTGTACCCATACCGGAGAACATTCTGAAGGTCCAGTATTTTCCACGGTAACCGGATGGCTGGCAGCCTCTCAAATAGGGATATTGTCCCGGATAAGCTATATCCCGCTCAAAATCCATATCTTTAATGTCCTCAGGGCCGTATATTCTCTTGATTCCCAAATCAGAAACCGTGGTCCAGCTTTCTTTTTGATCAGGGTGTTTGGCCACTATTTTTTTAACTTCGTCTTCCCATTTTTGTCTTAATGCACTTGACTTGTTTACTAATTCTTCATTAATCAAAAGTTATTCCCTCCTAATCGTTCATTGTTTAATACTCAATCCCCGCCCTATCTTTAATACCTGCATTATAGTGGTGTTTTATCTCGGTAACTTCACTTACCAAATCAGCTATTTCTCTCAACTTATCGGAAGCATACCGGCCGCTTAACAATAAATCCAATTCTGCCGGCTTATTTTTAACCATCTCCAGCACTTCTTCCTCCGGAATGAGCTTAAAGTCTACAGCCACATTAATCTCATCCAAGATGACCATGTTATAGTCACTCCTGGCAATGATCTCTTTAGCTTTTTCCAAACCTTGCCGGGCCATCTCCACGTCTACAGGCGCAGGATTGTTCCGCATAACAAAACTATCCAGTCCAAATTGATAGATTTGCAAGTCCGGGAGGAACTTTTCCGCGGCAATCACCTCTCCATATTTACGTCCCTTCATAAACTGAATAATGCATACCTTATAGCCCTGGCCAATAGCCCGTAAGGCCTGGCCAAAAGATGACGTTGTCTTGCCCTTGCCGTTACCCGTAATTACCATCACCAAACCACGCTTGGCTATGCTCGCCGTGGACTGCATCACACTCAATGTATTCACCTCTTTCTTCACTCTTCCCCGTCAAGTCAAAGGGCACCTTGAAATCTATTTATAAGCAAGAACAATGCCAGTATCAGATAATTCAGAATTTTATCTGATACTGTGTCTGAATACTTCCTTAATAAAGACTTTTCTGATAATAGTTGTATTGCCGCAACACACTAGCCTGCTATTGCCCATTGCAGATTTGCAACAGTAATGCAGTCTGCTTGGACTTGAGTAAGCTGTCAACTTTATTACGAATTTCCAAAGTATTCTCGATGAAAGAGGTCAAATCACCCATAGTTTACCTCCCCACCCCTTTGCAATAGCGCTGCAGACTTGTTTTAATCTCTATGTTGCACATTTGAATAGGCTGTTGCTGTATTGCAACAAATTATTGACTCCCCGCCCTTGATTTGATTAAGTTAACTTATTAAAGGAAAATTCCTTCCGGATCAACTTTATTGCGCAGCAAATCCAACTGCCGGTAGGTTGGCGGCTTAGTCTCGCCTCTTACCCGAGAAACATTCAGATCAAAACTCACATTATTTTTGACATCCTCCACCGTATACCCAGGGTGTACTGTATCCAGATACATTATCCCATCCTCATCAAAACGGAAAACAGCCATATTAGTAATAACCGCTACCGGCCCGCCGTAGAAGAATTTGCCATAAACATCCCTTTTATGGGCCCATTCCCCGCCGGGCCATTTTTTAATTCTCCAGCCAGGTGAAGTAATATAATCTACCTGCTCTTTAAAGCGCCGTTTTTCCTGCACCATGATAAAAACTGTCCGCCGGGCAAAGGAGTTAATATCGGCGTTCCCGCCGCTGCCGGT
This Desulfosporosinus orientis DSM 765 DNA region includes the following protein-coding sequences:
- a CDS encoding cob(I)yrinic acid a,c-diamide adenosyltransferase, encoding MSVMQSTASIAKRGLVMVITGNGKGKTTSSFGQALRAIGQGYKVCIIQFMKGRKYGEVIAAEKFLPDLQIYQFGLDSFVMRNNPAPVDVEMARQGLEKAKEIIARSDYNMVILDEINVAVDFKLIPEEEVLEMVKNKPAELDLLLSGRYASDKLREIADLVSEVTEIKHHYNAGIKDRAGIEY
- a CDS encoding methylmalonyl-CoA mutase family protein, with the protein product MINEELVNKSSALRQKWEDEVKKIVAKHPDQKESWTTVSDLGIKRIYGPEDIKDMDFERDIAYPGQYPYLRGCQPSGYRGKYWTFRMFSGMGTAIETNKRWHYLLATGQTGLSTAFDFPTLMGYDTDSPKARGECGKVGVAIDTIEDFRDLIKGIPLDKITTSMTINPPATILWAMYIACAQEHGIPLTKIGGTIQNDMLKEFIAQKTFMCPPEPSVKLISDTIEFGTKYVPKWNTVSISGYHIREAGSTAVQELAFTLRDGMEYVEDVIRRKGLQVDEFAPRLSFFFNAHIDFFEEIAKLRAARRIWAKAMRERYGAKDPRSLWMRFHTQTAGCSLTAQQPYNNVVRTAIEALAGVLGGTQSLHTNSLDEVLCLPSDQAVQIALRTQQIIAEETGVANTIDPLAGSYFVEALTNELEEKAWEYIHKIDDMGGMVAAIEKGFPQLELSDASYKFQKQIDAQEKVMIGVNKYVQEDEQADIPLVEIDDSVEAEQLKRLAEVKRKRDGRKVAETLKDIAAACKKGENVMPYCIEAVKNYATVQEICDVYREVYGEYRDPGIY
- the meaB gene encoding methylmalonyl Co-A mutase-associated GTPase MeaB, with translation MKELSQKVLTGDVRSASRLIRNLEDQIPGTQVAMQQIFTKTGNAHVIGITGAPGAGKSTLTDELVFSYRQRNKTVGVLAVDPTSPFTGGALLGDRIRMLRHAEDKGVFLRSLATRGSMGGISKAVGEAIHVMDAMGKDSIIVETVGVGQQEVEIINHAHTVIVVLVPGMGDEIQALKAGLMEIADIFIINKADRDGAGNLYKEVTNMVHMSVTEGGWEIPVLLVESVQEPKKFAESVSVIGDKIEDHYRYLVDNNLLSERLRRKTAAEFNEALWGAILQPVLNDLDAGGEMEKMVNKLLKKETDPYTLAAEVAVRYKNKA
- a CDS encoding cobalamin B12-binding domain-containing protein, with translation MAERKIRILLAKPGLDGHDRGAKVLARCFRDAGFEVIYTGCHQTPEQIAAAAIQEDVDLVGLSCLSGAHKYLFPQVVNLLEAEGAGDIRVIGGGIIPELDMQPLYDAGLKALFTPGATLESLVEWINTNVTPRV
- a CDS encoding acyl CoA--acetate/3-ketoacid CoA transferase subunit beta, yielding MSAGNEYAKIGEFQPIDLLAAAAAREVADGDVVFAGTGLPMLAITLAQYEHAPNAVCIYEAGSIDGRPIDLPTSVGDARCVYQASKAGGLYETFYGQLHAGYVDLGFLGGAEIDKYGNVNTTVIGDYNNPKTRFTGSGGNADINSFARRTVFIMVQEKRRFKEQVDYITSPGWRIKKWPGGEWAHKRDVYGKFFYGGPVAVITNMAVFRFDEDGIMYLDTVHPGYTVEDVKNNVSFDLNVSRVRGETKPPTYRQLDLLRNKVDPEGIFL